The following proteins are encoded in a genomic region of Rattus rattus isolate New Zealand chromosome 2, Rrattus_CSIRO_v1, whole genome shotgun sequence:
- the LOC116893089 gene encoding glycine cleavage system H protein, mitochondrial-like produces the protein MKSLKVNKLEGEAQLPWERAGCGLQPAHHRTALASCPPRPRAPSAAAVHSLRTGSALLSVRKFKEKHEWVTAKNGIGTVGISNFAQEALGDVVYCSLPEVGTKLKKQGEFGASESVKAASELHYSPLSGEVTEVNEARAENPGLVNKSCYQDGWLIKMTLSDPSELDELVSEEAYEKYVKSITE, from the exons atgaaaagTCTCAAAGTAAATAAACTGGAAG GCGAAGCGCAGTTACCCTGGGAGCGTGCGGGCTGTGGCCTGCAGCCTGCGCACCACCGCACCGCTCTGGCCTCCTGCCCGCCAAGGCCCCGGGCGCCCAGCGCTGCCGCTGTCCACTCGCTGCGCACCGGTTCTGCTTTGCTGTCGGTGCGTAAATTCAAAGAGAAGCATGAATGGGTAACAGCAAAGAATGGTATTGGAACAGTGGGAATCAGCAACTTTGCACAGGAAGCTTTGGGAGATGTTGTTTACTGCAGTCTTCCTGAAGTTGGgacaaaattgaaaaaacaagGGGAGTTTGGTGCTTCGGAAAGTGTGAAGGCAGCCAGTGAACTCCACTACTCTCCTCTGTCAGGAGAGGTAACTGAAGTCAATGAAGCACGTGCCGAAAACCCAGGGCTCGTCAACAAATCATGTTACCAAGATGGTTGGCTGATCAAGATGACACTGAGTGACCCTTCTGAGCTGGATGAATTAGTGAGTGAAGAGGCGTATGAGAAATATGTGAAGTCCATTACGGAGTGA